From one Nilaparvata lugens isolate BPH chromosome 2, ASM1435652v1, whole genome shotgun sequence genomic stretch:
- the LOC120350069 gene encoding kinectin-like isoform X1 has translation MREELTDLLEQQSRLARARAEQEKKHALEINRQAQKMQLLDLQKQYQDTLKEDESRISQQKKRVNLLKRDLKQRELLMAEEARNRTYDLITQQRTAALQALIHEIDSKRAVEERRLREVEEETLERHQQLLHEKQQMEQQLAVLAEAPIPVVSKQDQLGVQLDQLTEQLIKIRSKTSQMNEKRDFRKSRKLSEAESLLEKAEFELAQEVAQRQKATCSSQHNLQAMELTTETRDLQNCIDQMHDTLVQKKLQESWDLINAARESRDERKLLEKDLAQLTDILRADTRDEFGSDESSTSTSSSQLWENRKFNTFHGRDLCGRNTDFYRKQQDAIKSSHDIRQRLLSQQDT, from the exons ATGAGAGAGGAGTTGACTGACCTATTAGAGCAGCAGAGCAGATTGGCAAGAGCGCGAGCTGAACAAGAAAAGAAACACGCTTTAGAAATCAATAGACAAGCTCAGAAAATGCAACTTCTTG ATCTACAAAAGCAATACCAGGACACACTGAAAGAAGATGAGAGCAGGATATCGCAACAAAAGAAGAGGGTGAATTTATTGAAGAGAGACTTGAAACAGAGAGAACTGCTGATGGCTGAAGAGGCCAGGAATCGAACCTACGACCTAATTACACAGCAGAGAACTGCAGCACTTCAAGCCCTTATCCACGAAATTGATAGCAAG AGAGCTGTAGAAGAGAGAAGATTGAGGGAAGTGGAAGAAGAGACGCTAGAACGGCACCAACAATTATTGCATGAGAAGCAACAAATGGAGCAACAACTGGCAGTTTTAGCTGAGGCGCCAATTCCAGTCGTTTCAAAGCAAGATCAACTAGGTGTGCAGTTGGACCAATTGACTGAGCAGCTGATCAAG ATTCGGAGTAAAACCTCACAAATGAACGAGAAGAGAGATTTCAGGAAATCAAGGAAACTATCAGAGGCCGAATCTCTGCTCGAGAAAGCTGAATTCGAGCTGGCACAAGAAGTCGCCCAACGACAAAAGGCTACGTGTAGTAGTCAACATAACTTGCAg GCAATGGAACTCACAACAGAAACTAGGGATTTGCAAAACTGTATTGATCAGATGCACGATACTTTGGTCCAAAAGAAACTGCAAGAGTCGTGGGACTTGATAAACGCTGCCAGAGAGAGCAGAGACGAACGTAAATTACTTGAAAAGGATCTGGCTCAATTGACGGATATACTGAGAGCTGATACGAGAGATGAATTTGGTTCAG atGAATCGTCcacatcaacatcatcatctcAATTGTGGGAGAATAGGAAGTTCAATACATTCCATGGACGCG ATTTGTGTGGCCGAAATACTGATTTCTACAGAAAACAGCAAGATGCCATCAAATCAAGCCATGATATCAGACAGCGTCTTCTTTCTCAACAAGATACATGA
- the LOC120350069 gene encoding kinectin-like isoform X2, with amino-acid sequence MREELTDLLEQQSRLARARAEQEKKHALEINRQAQKMQLLDLQKQYQDTLKEDESRISQQKKRVNLLKRDLKQRELLMAEEARNRTYDLITQQRTAALQALIHEIDSKRAVEERRLREVEEETLERHQQLLHEKQQMEQQLAVLAEAPIPVVSKQDQLGVQLDQLTEQLIKIRSKTSQMNEKRDFRKSRKLSEAESLLEKAEFELAQEVAQRQKATCSSQHNLQAMELTTETRDLQNCIDQMHDTLVQKKLQESWDLINAARESRDERKLLEKDLAQLTDILRADTRDEFGSDLCGRNTDFYRKQQDAIKSSHDIRQRLLSQQDT; translated from the exons ATGAGAGAGGAGTTGACTGACCTATTAGAGCAGCAGAGCAGATTGGCAAGAGCGCGAGCTGAACAAGAAAAGAAACACGCTTTAGAAATCAATAGACAAGCTCAGAAAATGCAACTTCTTG ATCTACAAAAGCAATACCAGGACACACTGAAAGAAGATGAGAGCAGGATATCGCAACAAAAGAAGAGGGTGAATTTATTGAAGAGAGACTTGAAACAGAGAGAACTGCTGATGGCTGAAGAGGCCAGGAATCGAACCTACGACCTAATTACACAGCAGAGAACTGCAGCACTTCAAGCCCTTATCCACGAAATTGATAGCAAG AGAGCTGTAGAAGAGAGAAGATTGAGGGAAGTGGAAGAAGAGACGCTAGAACGGCACCAACAATTATTGCATGAGAAGCAACAAATGGAGCAACAACTGGCAGTTTTAGCTGAGGCGCCAATTCCAGTCGTTTCAAAGCAAGATCAACTAGGTGTGCAGTTGGACCAATTGACTGAGCAGCTGATCAAG ATTCGGAGTAAAACCTCACAAATGAACGAGAAGAGAGATTTCAGGAAATCAAGGAAACTATCAGAGGCCGAATCTCTGCTCGAGAAAGCTGAATTCGAGCTGGCACAAGAAGTCGCCCAACGACAAAAGGCTACGTGTAGTAGTCAACATAACTTGCAg GCAATGGAACTCACAACAGAAACTAGGGATTTGCAAAACTGTATTGATCAGATGCACGATACTTTGGTCCAAAAGAAACTGCAAGAGTCGTGGGACTTGATAAACGCTGCCAGAGAGAGCAGAGACGAACGTAAATTACTTGAAAAGGATCTGGCTCAATTGACGGATATACTGAGAGCTGATACGAGAGATGAATTTGGTTCAG ATTTGTGTGGCCGAAATACTGATTTCTACAGAAAACAGCAAGATGCCATCAAATCAAGCCATGATATCAGACAGCGTCTTCTTTCTCAACAAGATACATGA